Proteins encoded by one window of Geobacter sp. DSM 9736:
- the rplM gene encoding 50S ribosomal protein L13 encodes MKTQVAKKTEVVRDWYLVDAENQVLGRIATEIANVLRGKNKATYTPSVDTGDFVIVVNAEKIALTGSKLSDKVYYSHSGFPGGIKSITAGKLLDKKPEELIRKAVKGMLPKNKLARHMLSKLKVYSGGAHPHKAQQPKALNI; translated from the coding sequence ATGAAGACTCAAGTTGCTAAAAAAACTGAAGTGGTTCGGGATTGGTATCTGGTTGACGCGGAGAATCAGGTTCTCGGCAGGATCGCCACCGAGATCGCAAACGTGCTTCGCGGCAAGAACAAGGCCACCTACACCCCCAGCGTGGATACCGGCGACTTCGTCATTGTCGTCAACGCCGAGAAAATCGCTCTCACCGGCAGCAAGTTGAGCGACAAGGTCTATTACAGCCACTCCGGTTTCCCCGGCGGGATCAAGTCGATTACGGCCGGCAAGCTTCTCGACAAGAAGCCGGAAGAGCTGATCCGCAAGGCAGTGAAGGGGATGCTCCCCAAGAACAAGCTCGCACGTCACATGCTGAGCAAGCTCAAAGTGTACAGCGGCGGCGCTCACCCGCACAAGGCGCAGCAGCCCAAAGCTCTCAACATCTAA